The following coding sequences are from one Halictus rubicundus isolate RS-2024b chromosome 11, iyHalRubi1_principal, whole genome shotgun sequence window:
- the Ash2 gene encoding set1/Ash2 histone methyltransferase complex subunit ASH2, which translates to MSEEKFESSMDKTDKSQTEPAEDKVKVKADDKSKQKHKTEEVPEKPNGRATNSETGNCYCGKERNLNIVELLCASCSRWFHESCIGYQLGKLVPFMMNYIFMCKNCSPTGLESFKKNQAPFPQMCVTAIANLLQMAQKESESRAIFHKDKDIIPFIECHWDSMTTMPRRVTQSWHATIHRALLKDVGVLFTIDESSSDGQLFGLVCSDLLMIKPNYEAMIKGGHLKVTEMGVQHVVPLSGGLRGRNAKRKFPGEGAGSGQGKKGRGSDMTAPKLPAHGYPLEHPFNKDGYRYILAEPDPHAPFRQEFDESSDWAGKPIPGWLYRGLSPSTVLLALHDRAPQLRVSEDRLAVTGEKGYCMVRATHNVSRGTWYWEATIEEMPEGSATRLGWGQEYANLQAPLGYDKFGYSWRSRKGTRFHESRGKHYSHSYGEGDTLGFLIILPDTHDASHLPNTYKDRPLVKFKSHLYYEEKDQVPEALKALKPLEGSKIVFYKNGVSQGEAFLDVNKGAYYPTISIHKSATVSVNFGPNFKCPPTEVTFRGMFDRAEEATAEQSLADVLYFTENEGKLRLDTFAL; encoded by the exons ATGTCAGAAGAAAAGTTTGAAAG CTCAATGGATAAGACAGACAAGTCTCAAACTGAACCTGCAGAAGATAAGGTCAAAGTCAAGGCAGATGATAAAAGTAAACAGAAACACAAGACAGAGGAGGTTCCAGAAAAGCCTAATGGTCGAGCTACTAACAGTGAAACTGGAAATTGCTATTG TGGAAAGGAAAGAAATCTTAACATCGTAGAACTACTGTGCGCTAGCTGTTCCAGATGGTTCCATGAATCCTGTATTGGATATCAGCTAGGCAAGCTAGTACCGTTTATGATGAATTATATATTCATGTGTAAAAATTGTTCTCCAACCGGTTTGGAGAGCTTCAAGAAAAATCAAGCAC CATTTCCACAGATGTGTGTAACAGCAATAGCTAATTTACTACAAATGGCGCAGAAAGAGAGTGAATCAAGggctatttttcataaagataaGGACATTATTCCGTTTATTGAGTGTCATTGGGATAGCATGACTACTATGCCTCGCAGAGTCACTCAATCTTGGCAcgctact ATACACAGGGCTCTATTGAAAGACGTTGGAGTATTGTTCACTATTGATGAAAGTAGTTCAGATGGTCAATTGTTTGGACTGGTTTGTTCCGATTTGCTGATGATTAAACCAAATTATGAGGCTATGATTAAAGGAGGTCActtaaaagtaactgaaatGGGTGTGCAACATGTTG TGCCTCTTAGTGGAGGGCTTCGTGGTCGCAATGCAAAGCGCAAGTTCCCAGGAGAGGGTGCTGGCAGTGGCCAGGGCAAGAAAGGCAGGGGTTCAGATATGACTGCACCAAAACTACCTGCACATGGATATCCCCTCGAACATCCCTTCAACAAAGATGGCTACAGATACATCCTTGCAGAGCCTGATCCGCATGCCCCTTTCAGACAG GAATTTGACGAAAGCAGTGACTGGGCAGGAAAACCAATCCCAGGATGGCTGTACAGAGGTCTCAGTCCAAGTACGGTGTTGCTAGCACTGCACGATAGAGCTCCGCAGCTCAGAGTGTCCGAAGACAGGCTGGCAGTCACTGGTGAAAAGGGCTATTGCATGGTCAGGGCCACTCATA ATGTGAGCAGGGGCACATGGTACTGGGAGGCCACCATAGAGGAGATGCCAGAGGGATCGGCTACTAGATTAGGATGGGGTCAAGAGTATGCTAACCTTCAAGCTCCGCTTGGTTATGACAAGTTTGGATATTCTTGGAGATCTAG gaaggGAACGCGATTCCATGAGAGTAGAGGCAAACATTATAGCCATAGTTATGGGGAAGGTGATACTTTAGGATTCCTAATTATTCTACCTGACACACATGATGCTTCACACTTACCTAATACATATAAAGATCGA CCTCTAGTGAAGTTCAAAAGTCATCTATATTATGAAGAAAAGGACCAAGTACCTGAAGCACTGAAAGCTTTGAAGCCTCTAGAAGGCAGCAAGattgtattttacaaaaatgGCGTCAGTCAAGGGGAAGCATTTCTGGATGTCAACAAAGGAGCGTATTATCCTACAATCTCCATCCACAAAAGTGCTACAGTTTCTGTTAATTTTGGACCAAATTTCAAATGTCCACCCACAGAAGTTACTTTCAGAGgg ATGTTCGACAGAGCAGAAGAGGCAACAGCAGAGCAATCTCTCGCTGATGTACTCTATTTCACAGAGAATGAGGGAAAGCTAAGACTGGACACTTTTGCTTTATGA
- the LOC143358632 gene encoding bolA-like protein DDB_G0274169 isoform X3: MSTAAQDNPVKSSIQKKLADSFDPSHLEVINESYMHNVPKGAETHFKVVVVSDKFINQPLLKRHQMINNLLQAELEGGVHALSIVAKTPDQWEDNNKVSPSPACRGGFGR, translated from the exons ATGAGTACTGCTGCGCAGGATAATCCAGTAAAGTCTTCGATACAGAAGAAGTTGGCAGATTCATTCGATCCGTCTCATCTTGAAGTGATTAATGAATCTTATATGCATAATGTTCCTAAAGGCGCTGAGACACATTTCAAAGTAGTTGTTGTGTCCGATAAATTTATTAACCAACCGCTTCTTAAG cgtCATCAAATGATAAATAATTTGCTGCAAGCTGAATTAGAGGGTGGAGTGCACGCGCTATCGATAGTA GCAAAAACACCTGATCAGTGGGAAGACAACAATAAAGTCTCTCCAAGTCCAGCTTGTAGGGGTGGTTTCGGAAGATGA
- the LOC143358632 gene encoding bolA-like protein DDB_G0274169 isoform X2 encodes MFSNIYRQSSYTRYKSTFVTLRNMSTAAQDNPVKSSIQKKLADSFDPSHLEVINESYMHNVPKGAETHFKVVVVSDKFINQPLLKRHQMINNLLQAELEGGVHALSIVAKTPDQWEDNNKVSPSPACRGGFGR; translated from the exons ATGTTTTCAA ATATCTACAGACAATCATCCTACACAAGGTATAAGAGTACATTTGTTACCCTGCGAAACATGAGTACTGCTGCGCAGGATAATCCAGTAAAGTCTTCGATACAGAAGAAGTTGGCAGATTCATTCGATCCGTCTCATCTTGAAGTGATTAATGAATCTTATATGCATAATGTTCCTAAAGGCGCTGAGACACATTTCAAAGTAGTTGTTGTGTCCGATAAATTTATTAACCAACCGCTTCTTAAG cgtCATCAAATGATAAATAATTTGCTGCAAGCTGAATTAGAGGGTGGAGTGCACGCGCTATCGATAGTA GCAAAAACACCTGATCAGTGGGAAGACAACAATAAAGTCTCTCCAAGTCCAGCTTGTAGGGGTGGTTTCGGAAGATGA
- the LOC143358632 gene encoding bolA-like protein DDB_G0274169 isoform X1, which yields MYKTILKNIYRQSSYTRYKSTFVTLRNMSTAAQDNPVKSSIQKKLADSFDPSHLEVINESYMHNVPKGAETHFKVVVVSDKFINQPLLKRHQMINNLLQAELEGGVHALSIVAKTPDQWEDNNKVSPSPACRGGFGR from the exons ATGTACAAAACGATTTTAAAAA ATATCTACAGACAATCATCCTACACAAGGTATAAGAGTACATTTGTTACCCTGCGAAACATGAGTACTGCTGCGCAGGATAATCCAGTAAAGTCTTCGATACAGAAGAAGTTGGCAGATTCATTCGATCCGTCTCATCTTGAAGTGATTAATGAATCTTATATGCATAATGTTCCTAAAGGCGCTGAGACACATTTCAAAGTAGTTGTTGTGTCCGATAAATTTATTAACCAACCGCTTCTTAAG cgtCATCAAATGATAAATAATTTGCTGCAAGCTGAATTAGAGGGTGGAGTGCACGCGCTATCGATAGTA GCAAAAACACCTGATCAGTGGGAAGACAACAATAAAGTCTCTCCAAGTCCAGCTTGTAGGGGTGGTTTCGGAAGATGA